Below is a window of Fulvitalea axinellae DNA.
ACGGCCACCCTTTTGCGCCGCGCCGGCCGATTTCATAGCGCCGGTCAACAGACCGTCTTTGATATTGCCGGGCGAAGGGTTACAATCGAAGCCAGAGCCCGAAGCCTCGGCCTTTTGGCGATAATCTTCCATCAACTTGAGGAAGCCATGAGCCAAATCCTCTTTTACGCAACGGTCGACGATGTCCTGCTCGGCGCCTCCGAGTTCGGGAAATTCCCCGAGAATAGACGTACCGCCAGCGCCTACCAGCATATCGGATACCAATCCCATTGTCGGGTTGGCCGTGATTCCTGAAAATCCGTCAGAACCACCGCACTCCAAGCCTAAAGTCAGTTTGGATAGCGGGGCCGGTTCCCTGACGGCTTTGTCGGCCCGAACCAATCCCTTGAGCGTGCTGGCCACGGCCTGACGCACAAGTTCCTTTTCGGAACCGAGCTGTTGCTGTTCGTGAAAATATATGGGTTTGTCTAATTCCGGAGCTTGCTCGGCCAACGACTCCTTGATCATCGGAATCTGGGCATTTTGGCAACCCAAACTGATGATGGTGGCACCGGCCGTGTTGGGATGGGCGATATAGCCCGCCAACAAATCGCAAAAGCGTTTGGCGTCGGCGCGGGTTCCTCCGCATCCGGCGTCGTGGGTCAGTATTTTTATACCGTCCACGTTTTTGAATACCTTTTCCTGACCGGAAAGGTGGAAATCCGCCACGGGCTCGCCGGCCTCAACATCACCGCCGTTTTTGTAGGCGTCGATGAAATTGGCCAAATCAGCCTTGTAGCGTTTGGCATAGCCAAGCTGTTCGATAAGAATATCGCCTATCTCGCTCGATTTTTTGTTGACACAAAAAACCAGCGGAATAATCAGCCATACGTTTGATGTGCCCACTTTGCCGTCGGCGCGGTGGTAACCGTCAAAAGTAACACCTTCAAAATCCGCCAACTGGCCCGACATATCCGGGCTAACGGGATTGGCCGGACGTACGACAGTCTTGTCCGTAAGCTGTTTGAGGTCTTCGTAAGCCACGGGCTCTCCCGCCTTAAGGCTACGCAAAGCCTCCCCGACGCTGACTCCGTACATGACAACTTTTTCGCCTTTGGCTATATCCGCCAGAGCCACCTTGTGCTTAAAGCTTACGGGAGCCGACAAGGCTGGGCCTTCCGGGCTTACCAGCTCGCCCGCATCCAAGTCGCGCAAAGCCACGGCCACATTGTCATTCGGATTTATTTGTAACGTCGGTTTCATATCAATCTTAATTCTCTCACTTAAAAAACGGACGGTTCCGCCAGCCATGACTAGCGGTTCCTTCCCGATTTTGTCAACGTAGAAACTTTGCCTCTAACGCTAACATCATATCTTCTTCTCTATCCTAAGCCTTAAAGGGTTTGATACCTTTCTGTATCACCTTCATTATCTTCTCCGGATCTTCGAGGTTTCTCGGGTAATAATAGTAGATCAAATGGTCTACCTCCCGCTTCACCACTTCTTTCAAGCCCCGCTCCATCACTTCGGCGTCGGCCAAAGACATATTATGGTTTTCCACCAGCCACAGGCTGTTTTTGCCGTTTTCCTTGGCCGCTTTCAGAAAGCGCTCGCCGGCTTTTTCGCCCAACAATACTTTTCCTTTGCTCTCAAGCTTGCCTCCGTCGGCCATACCCCAAGGGCGACCATCACAGCCGAAATCGTCCATATGCTTGATAGTGGCGCATTTGTTCATTGCGGTATCACTGTAATGGGCCTGCAGAAACATTCCCAAACGACAATCGGCAAATTCGGCCTTGATACGGCGGTTCAACTCGGAATAGAAATCAACATTCGCCTGAATATGAGCCTCTTTCGGCGCATCTTTACCAAGGTTTTCTATCGCCTTGGGCGAATAATCTTTACCTAGTGACTTGGGTTCGTCCCAAATCAAGCCTTTGATATTCGATTGCTTAAGCAACTGCAGGGCCGTTTCGGACATAAAATCCAACGTCTCCGGATAGTGCACGCTACTTATCCTGCCGGAAATTCTCGTGTCTACCGGTTTGCCATCCCGGCCCAGCATCCACGTCTGCGGATTCCGGCAAGTGAATGTACTCGGAACTTTGGGCGCTCCGGCTACTAATCCGCCCCAGCGAGAAGGTACCGCATGCACCTCCATACCCAGTTTGTCAGCTTCGGCACAGATCAGGTCGATATTTTCGCGAGCGGCGTACAAATCCTGCTCCAAAACGGCCACCGAAACCACGTCGGTACCAAGGTCGGCCATCCAGCGGAGGTCTTCCCTGATATGTCTCGGCACGAGTGTGTACATATGAGCCCGGAAATAGTAAGCGTTCAGCAACTTCTTTCCGTTCCCCTTGTCCGCCAAGGCATTACAGCCCAAAGTGACGGCACCCGCGGCAAGCGCAGACGTCTTTAAAAAATCTCTTCTGTCCATGTTTTCCCGAATTGCTTGAGGCCAAGATCTAGAATGAAAAATCGATTTTCAAGCAAATGAAAAGCAAATATTTTCGGGAAGGGTTTCGGTACGGATACCAATTTCAGACCCCGCTAAAAAGGAGCTAAAAAAGGGAAAAAAACGGCCGGAAAGTGACTGTGGGATATATAGGAAAATGCCGGGTTAGGAGTGTGATGTGCTTTCACGGTTGATTCCTCTGGATTTTGAAAGCTGAAAAGCAACAGGCCTCCCTTTGTTTGAAAAAAATATGCTTAGATATGTATTTGGCTTATGCGTATACGTTATCCATTCAGTGGCTTTTAGCGTTACGTTTATCTTTTTCCAATAGAAATAATTCAACATAGAACTCTTTTTTGTAACTACATTTGCCTATATGAGAATTCACACATACATCATACTTTTAGCAATGGCTCTTTTTCCTATCACGGCTAAGTCACAACTTAAAAACGATTTGGAAAAGGAAGGGCTAAAAGGCCCCGTAAGCACTGTACAATTGGAACTCTATCAGGGCAAAATGGAGGGAGGAACTGTACGGGAAGGGCGTCCGATAGGCTTTTACGTCACCGATTACAACGAGACAGGCTTCAGAACGCAGGAACGGTCGGGGCACTTTATAGACAAGTGGGAATATGACGCCAAAGGCTACAAAACAAAGGTAACGAGGCTACATTTGGACGGGACCATACAACAGGACCGGATTTTCGAAAACGACTCAAAGGGCCGTTGCCTGGCCGACCGTTGCGTAAATTCTTTAGGGGAACTGATCAACAAACGAGTTTTCGAATATGATGATCAGGAAAACAAGATTACGAGAAAACAGGTGTTCCCCACTTCGCCCAGAGAGGTTAGGGTCAGTTTTTATGACAATAAACAAAACCTGATCAGAGAGGACATTTATTTCCCACAACCATCCGAATTACGGCAACGGACTCTTTTTCGCTACAATTCTTTGGGTCAAAAAATGGAAGAGCGGACCATGTCCGACATCAGCACGCTATTATATAACCAACAGGGTGATGTAACAAACATCACGTATTCGGACGGAACAAGGACCAGCGTTGTCAAATACGTCTACAAATATGATTCACGGGATAACTGGATAGAAAAACATGAACTTATTGACGGGAAAGCCGGAAACTTTTATATCCGCCAGATTTCTTATCGAGATAGTCATTGAGGGCTTTTTGTAAAAAAGAACCGCCAGTCAAAGACGGGCGGCTCTAGTGGGTGGTATACGAACCTATTTAGCCTATTCTCATTTTCTTGTTATTCTTATTTCATTACGATTGTTTCTGATATTACCCGGAAGCCTCCGTCACCTTCGTAGCGGTAATTGAGCGTAAACGTTTTGGTTTCGGGGTTATAAGAATTCTCAGCGTCGGATACCATCTCCCCTATCTCATTACCATCGCCATTGTACTGCGTTACGGTAACGGAATTGTCTTCTGCAACCACCAGTTTTATCCGGTAACCGTGTTGCCCCAAATCCGAATGATTAGCCATTACAGTTTTGTCGTCCACGGGCTGAAGCAGTTTTTCTTGGGAAAACTCCCGCGCTCCATTCGATGGGTGATCAAAGGTTCCGCTTCCAGTATAGTGCCCTGAATAAGCGCTCCAAATAAACGGCACCTCTACCCAATCCGTATAAAATGTGTCGATAGCTCCCTCTTCCGGCAAAAACAGGGTCCTCATCTCCAGCTTCATGGGTTTTCCCGAAATTTGAGCCACCGCATCGACATCGTCGCTGGAAAGCGTAAACTCGCCTGGCGCTCCTTCCGAATCGGTATATCTGAACTCCGTTGACACTGACTTTTCGGGATTGCCTTTAAACTTGACCATAGCCTCGCCCGGCAGTATCCAAACATCACGTTCCATCCGTCGGTTGCTAAGTCCACTTTGGAAGTTTTCTCCGTAAGTATAACCTGTCGTCTCCACTTTCAAGGAACGGTTACCCGCTCCGTCGATAGTCTGCGAATTGAACAGATAGGTACCTTCCAGAAGATTATCGATCATGACACCCACTGTATCAGTTCCCGAAGTTTTCTCCACTGTCTTACGAACCGAGTCAGCACCATTGTTCCAATAAATCACGTATTCTTTGATCCTTTGGTCCTGCGTAAGAATCAACTCCAAGTACGCGCGCTCACGTCCTCCCTTGACATAGACGCTATCGGGCTTTCCCGCATAAATCTTTTCCCCTTGGTCCAGATAATCTTGATGGAGGTCGTTCATCTCCGAACACGACGCGAAAACCAACAGCGAACACATCGACGCCAAGGCCAAAAATTTGATATTAATTTTCATTTGTCTCCTCATTTTCGGTGGAACCATCTAACACTTTACCCCAGAAGTACACCTCCATTGCGTGGAAGAACGAACCGCCCGACCATGAGTCATAGATTTTGAATCGAATGTAACGTACCGGAGGAGCGTCAATTGGGAAAATGAATTCTTCGCCCCTTTTAATCAAAGCTCTATCCTCGTCGGAGTTTTGGTCGATCGGCAAGCCCGAAGGTTTTATCGACTCGCATTCGACAAGTTTGGTCCAACCGTCCCAGCCCCCTTCCGGGTCGGGATCCGTGGCTCCCCACACTTCCCAGACTCTTGGGTTTCCATGATCAAACATGTATCCTCCCGCTCTTTGGAAAATTTTGTAGCGACTAAGCTGGGCCTCCACGCCCATATCAAAGGTAAACCAGTGCGGACGAGGGTTGCCTTGGGCAGTATGGAAACCACTGCCCTTATTGTTGTCCCAAAGCCTTTCCATTCTCCAGCCCCAAGCGTCACCCGCATCGCTAGGTAACTTAAGCTTTTTGAATTTTGATTTGTCAAGCTCCTCTTCAAAAAGAGGCTTCAGCTTAACCTTAAGCGTATCCGACAGGTTGCCCCAGCGGTCAGAGACAATAACCGCAAAATGGCGCTCGTCGGTATTGTATCCCCTTACGGCAAAGTCAGCCTCAGCCTGACTTGAGTACATAGTCTCTACGTCTTGCCATTTTTGGAGGCTGTCAAGCTCCATCAACGTAACCCCCAAGTCCGCCATGGACTCATTTTCCCAAAAAGCGTGAACGCCCCCGAAATCGGGCACCACTCTCAAGCTATTAAAAGCTAACTCTACGGGGGGAGTAAGGGGTGCGATAGTGGTTTTCGCTACCACGGAAACATTTCCACTCCTGTCTACTGCATACAACTCAACCTCACGGTCTTTGGTATCACCAAATCCGCTTACCACTAATGAATTATCATAATACGAGGCACGAGTTTCACTAGTTTCCCCTTGTCTGGGCGAATATACCGCCTTCACAAAAAGTAAATCTTTGTCGGCTGGCAAGCTGTATGAAATCTTAGAGGCTCCATTCAGGTTCTCAACTTTTAGGTCTGTAACCGGTCCCGGCGCCTTTCCGTCATGCTGTATCATTTCAGGCTTATCATCACTGCACGACAGAAGCGTAGCCACACAGCAAAACCAAGCAAAAAGGTTATTTATCGATTTTTTCATGAGTCTAAATTCAACTGTTTAAAAATCACCAACCTGGATTCTGAACTAGGTTCGTATTTTGCACTATCGCGCTTTGCTTGATAGGCCACAGGTAATCCCGACGGTTAAATGTCGGTGCGAAAAGGACTCTCGGAACGTAGTACGCTTCGGCGTCTCGTTCGTCGATATGCCAGCCCTTGATCGGTTTGTTCATAAACTCACCGGCCCTTTTCCAGCGACGAAGATCCCAAAAACGCTGTCCTTCGAAAGCCAACTCGATAAGTCGCTCTTGCTGAATAATCTCGCGCATTCCGGCTTTTTCCGTAACCTTGTTCGGATTCTTGGCATATTGCGTCCACGATTCCACCACACCCTTCAAGCCTGCTCTGGCTCTAACCCGATCGATCCAGTCGTACACCTCGCCGTCCGGCGCGGCCTTGCTTTCGTTAAGCGCTTCCGCATAAAGCAAGTAGAGATCAGCCAAGCGAATTACCGGGAACGGATACTGTCTCAGGTTATAGCCTTGGCCGTCGCGGATTTCATTCTCAAAAAACACCAACTTTTTGGGCCAATATCCAGTCGCCGAATAAAGGCCCGAGCCTTGGCGTGAAGCCGGTTGGCCTTTTTTCCCCTTCAGAACCCACGTCTCGTCATCATCCATTCGGCCTTGGCCATACCAAACGCCTCCGTCAAATCCGAGACTGGCATAAAAGCGAGGCTCCCTGTCAAAGTGCAAACCGACGGTTTTGTACCCTGTCTCGATATAGTAGCGATCGTCGTGTTCCGCCTGCCTTAATTTGAACCTGTTCTCATAGTCCCACTCTTTGTCTTCGCTTATCGGCACTCCGTGTTCCGTGTAGAACATTTCGGCAATACGCAAAGGAGGGGCGATATTGGAACGCACGGCCTCGTTAATCACGTTATTCGGGTCGATTCTGGCTTGGGCCATTCGCTGAATCTCACTTGCGGAGCCTCCGGAATTTCCCCAAATCAATTCTCCGTTCCACTGTTCGGAAACACTGTTCCGGATATTCATCTTGACTCTAGTGGAGTCCGACATGGCTCTTGCGTCGGCAAAATAGTAAAGCTCGATCGGCGTAAACATCTCGATCGAATCGATAGCCGCTTTACAGGCATCCTTAGCCTTAACCCACTTTTCGGGATCAAACTCCTGAGGGAAAAGCTGTTTGCCGTTCTTGTCCGTCAAAGAGAACTCCGTATTCCCGTTAAACATCGGGCTTGCCAAAGTGACCAAAACTTTCGCTTTCATAGCCAGTACGGTAGTCCGGCTAATACGTCCCAACTCAAGTGTCGTAACCTCGTCGTATCCGTTCAATTGCACAATCGCTTGATCGAAGAGTTCCAGTACATACTCCCCCACTTCATCGATCGAGGCCCGGAACACTTTCACTTCCTCTGGCGTAGCGGATACCGGAAGGTTCTCTTTCATGAGCGGAATAGGACCGTAGTGTTTCATCAAAAGGAAATGGAAATAACCTTTCAAGAACAGGACCTCGCCCTTCATACGCTCTTTTTCAAAGTCTTCCATATCCTTGACCTCATCTACCCTGCTAAGGAAGATATTACAGTCGCGGATACCTTGGAACAAAGACGTTCCACTGTTTCCTCCGTCCCAGGTATTCACCAACGGAGAGTTAACGTTTTGCTCGTTTCTAGCGATATTCCAACAGTTTGTACTGCCGAAATAAGTTACGGGAAAGTGCATCCAGAGCTCGTCCCCTCCCATATGGGCCGGATTCCCGTATACACTGCCGTGGTTTGGAATATAGCTGTAACATGTCGCCAGATATTTCCTCACGGAAGTATAGTCAACGAAAGCGTGATCCAATGTCGCTACGTTATCCGGAACCACGTCCAAGAATTCGCATGACGGAAAGAGCCCCGACATTACGAGTACAAAAAGAATCTTTATCTTTTTCATGCTGAAAATCCGTTAGAATGAAACTTGGAGGCCGGTGTTGAGAACCTTTTGCACGGGATAACCTAGACCGTTCGCACCCATTTCCGGATCCCAGAGATCGAATTTGCTCCAAGTCAACAGGTTGGTGCCACTAACGTAGAGCCTAAGCTGCTTCAAGCGGAAACGCTTCAAGAACTCTTTGGGCAAAGAATAACCGATCTCGGCATTTTTCAGACGCAAAAAGGCTCCGTTGCGCATAAACCAAGTGCTTCGCTGCTCATTATTGCTTATCCGTGTAGTTGACAGCCTCGGCCATGTGGCGTAGATATCCCTGTTGGCTTCCGACCAATGGCTGTCTGCGTATTCCTGAAGCAAGGCATTACTGGTAATCATATCATTATCCCAGCCTTGGTTATCGTCGTTATAGTGGATAAAAGGCGCCGTTTTCAACGGATCGATCCAGAAAGATTCCCTTCCTAAACCTTGGAAGAAACATGACAAGTCAAAGTTCTTGTAGTGGATCGAAA
It encodes the following:
- a CDS encoding altronate dehydratase family protein, whose amino-acid sequence is MKPTLQINPNDNVAVALRDLDAGELVSPEGPALSAPVSFKHKVALADIAKGEKVVMYGVSVGEALRSLKAGEPVAYEDLKQLTDKTVVRPANPVSPDMSGQLADFEGVTFDGYHRADGKVGTSNVWLIIPLVFCVNKKSSEIGDILIEQLGYAKRYKADLANFIDAYKNGGDVEAGEPVADFHLSGQEKVFKNVDGIKILTHDAGCGGTRADAKRFCDLLAGYIAHPNTAGATIISLGCQNAQIPMIKESLAEQAPELDKPIYFHEQQQLGSEKELVRQAVASTLKGLVRADKAVREPAPLSKLTLGLECGGSDGFSGITANPTMGLVSDMLVGAGGTSILGEFPELGGAEQDIVDRCVKEDLAHGFLKLMEDYRQKAEASGSGFDCNPSPGNIKDGLLTGAMKSAGAAQKGGRSPITDVLDYTGIAKEAGLNLLCTPGNDVESTTALVGSGANVVLFSTGLGTPTGNPLAPVIKISSNSNTAQRMRDVIDFDAGPVATEGVPLETKAKELLRLVVEVASGRHDTKSWASGQDDFIVWKHDVSL
- a CDS encoding twin-arginine translocation signal domain-containing protein; this encodes MDRRDFLKTSALAAGAVTLGCNALADKGNGKKLLNAYYFRAHMYTLVPRHIREDLRWMADLGTDVVSVAVLEQDLYAARENIDLICAEADKLGMEVHAVPSRWGGLVAGAPKVPSTFTCRNPQTWMLGRDGKPVDTRISGRISSVHYPETLDFMSETALQLLKQSNIKGLIWDEPKSLGKDYSPKAIENLGKDAPKEAHIQANVDFYSELNRRIKAEFADCRLGMFLQAHYSDTAMNKCATIKHMDDFGCDGRPWGMADGGKLESKGKVLLGEKAGERFLKAAKENGKNSLWLVENHNMSLADAEVMERGLKEVVKREVDHLIYYYYPRNLEDPEKIMKVIQKGIKPFKA
- a CDS encoding DUF4998 domain-containing protein — its product is MKINIKFLALASMCSLLVFASCSEMNDLHQDYLDQGEKIYAGKPDSVYVKGGRERAYLELILTQDQRIKEYVIYWNNGADSVRKTVEKTSGTDTVGVMIDNLLEGTYLFNSQTIDGAGNRSLKVETTGYTYGENFQSGLSNRRMERDVWILPGEAMVKFKGNPEKSVSTEFRYTDSEGAPGEFTLSSDDVDAVAQISGKPMKLEMRTLFLPEEGAIDTFYTDWVEVPFIWSAYSGHYTGSGTFDHPSNGAREFSQEKLLQPVDDKTVMANHSDLGQHGYRIKLVVAEDNSVTVTQYNGDGNEIGEMVSDAENSYNPETKTFTLNYRYEGDGGFRVISETIVMK
- a CDS encoding DUF5000 domain-containing lipoprotein is translated as MKKSINNLFAWFCCVATLLSCSDDKPEMIQHDGKAPGPVTDLKVENLNGASKISYSLPADKDLLFVKAVYSPRQGETSETRASYYDNSLVVSGFGDTKDREVELYAVDRSGNVSVVAKTTIAPLTPPVELAFNSLRVVPDFGGVHAFWENESMADLGVTLMELDSLQKWQDVETMYSSQAEADFAVRGYNTDERHFAVIVSDRWGNLSDTLKVKLKPLFEEELDKSKFKKLKLPSDAGDAWGWRMERLWDNNKGSGFHTAQGNPRPHWFTFDMGVEAQLSRYKIFQRAGGYMFDHGNPRVWEVWGATDPDPEGGWDGWTKLVECESIKPSGLPIDQNSDEDRALIKRGEEFIFPIDAPPVRYIRFKIYDSWSGGSFFHAMEVYFWGKVLDGSTENEETNEN
- a CDS encoding RagB/SusD family nutrient uptake outer membrane protein, which produces MKKIKILFVLVMSGLFPSCEFLDVVPDNVATLDHAFVDYTSVRKYLATCYSYIPNHGSVYGNPAHMGGDELWMHFPVTYFGSTNCWNIARNEQNVNSPLVNTWDGGNSGTSLFQGIRDCNIFLSRVDEVKDMEDFEKERMKGEVLFLKGYFHFLLMKHYGPIPLMKENLPVSATPEEVKVFRASIDEVGEYVLELFDQAIVQLNGYDEVTTLELGRISRTTVLAMKAKVLVTLASPMFNGNTEFSLTDKNGKQLFPQEFDPEKWVKAKDACKAAIDSIEMFTPIELYYFADARAMSDSTRVKMNIRNSVSEQWNGELIWGNSGGSASEIQRMAQARIDPNNVINEAVRSNIAPPLRIAEMFYTEHGVPISEDKEWDYENRFKLRQAEHDDRYYIETGYKTVGLHFDREPRFYASLGFDGGVWYGQGRMDDDETWVLKGKKGQPASRQGSGLYSATGYWPKKLVFFENEIRDGQGYNLRQYPFPVIRLADLYLLYAEALNESKAAPDGEVYDWIDRVRARAGLKGVVESWTQYAKNPNKVTEKAGMREIIQQERLIELAFEGQRFWDLRRWKRAGEFMNKPIKGWHIDERDAEAYYVPRVLFAPTFNRRDYLWPIKQSAIVQNTNLVQNPGW